A stretch of the Papaver somniferum cultivar HN1 chromosome 6, ASM357369v1, whole genome shotgun sequence genome encodes the following:
- the LOC113287193 gene encoding uncharacterized protein LOC113287193, with protein MVKKKTKELQLRSSTPKKLAKTPPEPTITLRKSPRLIAKAKNNLNSISIKVVLDFDNDPKPTQPTQASVGDNLHVGGSQGIVDLENDEEQAPFCTKASTKVTNLEEAFKAMQESVCNLDNWGEDECHPEDAPWTQPLLYSEDEDATEWSEFCNNFKEVGPGGPSVRGGRSDNGDQEGNSEDDGYEQLLETDDEAEDKLKIDGPAVDLGPDFFTNILEEDNGLEVVNGSPVDQCLEIPNGPREWFYDYEDIFGEDPLDNEELFPVRYF; from the exons atggtgaagaagaaaacaaaggaaCTTCAATTAAG GAGTTCAACACCAAAGAAGCTGGCTAAAACACCACCAGAGCCAACCATTACTCTGAGAAAAAGCCCAAGACTTATTGCTAAAGCTAAGAATAATCTGAATTCAATATCTATAAAGGTAGTCCTAGATTTTGATAATGATCCTAAGCCAACACAGCCAACTCAAGCAAGTGTTGGTGACAATTTACATGTGGGAGGCAGTCAAGGCATTGTTGATCTCGAAAATGATGAGGAACAAGCTCCTTTCTGTACAAAGGCCTCAACAAAAGTCACTAATTTAGAGGAGGCATTTAAGGCAATGCAGGAGTCAGTTTGTAATCTAGACAATTGGGGAGAGGACGAATGTCATCCTGAAGATGCACCATGGACTCAACCACTTTTATATAGTGAGGATGAAGATGCTACGGAGTGGTCTGAGTTCTGTAATAACTTTAAGGAAGTTGGTCCTGGTGGTCCTTCTGTGCGAGGTGGCCGATCTGACAATGGTGACCAAGAAGGCAATAGTGAAG ACGATGGATACGAGCAGTTGTTGGAGACGGACGATGAAGCTGAAG ATAAACTAAAAATTGATGGACCAGCTGTTGACCTTGGACCTGATTTTTTTACAAATATACTGGAAGAGGATAATGGTCTTGAAGTGGTCAATGGGTCTCCAGTTGATCAATGTCTTGAAATTCCTAATGGGCCTCGAGAGTGGTTTTATGACTATGAAGATATTTTTGGTGAAGACCCGTTAGATAATGAAGAGTTATTTCCCGTTAGATATTTTTGA